CTCAATGTGATTTTAAATACGGCAGACAGTACTGTGATTTTCGTGAGGGTAGTCTTGTGTTACAGCTCTCGCTCAAATCATGACAAGTGAACGCAGCCTTCCAGCTTCAATTTATTAAGACACAGTTAGGTGTAAAGCCCCATGGATTTTAGAAAACAACATTTGGTAGTACAAATCGTACAGTAGTGAGCGATGACGATGGTTTGTCCAAAAGACAAAGGGCTTATCTCATAATGAGATAAGCCCTTTGCTATATGTGAAGCTTCAAGTCATAATAAATTTACAAATGTACTGCATATAATTCACATACGTTTTACACTCATCTTGTATCCTACTTGTATTCAACAAACGAATGCTATTAATAGGAGGACTATCATGCTAACACCTAGGCCACTTGTCAAACGAGGACCACTTATGAAGACGAGGTATAGTGATAAGAACAAGATAACCCTTACATGGAGTAAGGATGAACAATTTGGCGTGGATGCGATCTATCATTCTTCGAAGCCAGAATTTGAAGAGAGCGGTAGTACGCTAATTAAAGAAGCACAAGTCGAGGTTACTGAGGCCACTTTTTCAAGGAATCACTTTCCATTGAGATGCTATTATCATGTAAAATTTAATGACGGTTCCGTATCTTCAGCCTTTGATCGTATGATTTATACAGATGGAGTGCTCAATTTTCGAGATATGGGTGGATACGAAACTGTGGATGGCCGCACTACACGCTGGGGTATGTTACTACGATCCGCAGATTTGACGGAATTAAGCGAAGCGGATATGCAGATCGTGGATGAACTGGACATCAGCTGGATTTGTGATCTGCGCAGTGACTTTGAAGTGTTGAAACGTCCAAGTCCTATAATTGGTAAAGCAATCAACACGAAT
This sequence is a window from Paenibacillus urinalis. Protein-coding genes within it:
- a CDS encoding tyrosine-protein phosphatase, which codes for MLTPRPLVKRGPLMKTRYSDKNKITLTWSKDEQFGVDAIYHSSKPEFEESGSTLIKEAQVEVTEATFSRNHFPLRCYYHVKFNDGSVSSAFDRMIYTDGVLNFRDMGGYETVDGRTTRWGMLLRSADLTELSEADMQIVDELDISWICDLRSDFEVLKRPSPIIGKAINTNIPFMSHANPEEMLKVSHDMKAVYKAMILNTDKCSLILKELLREDRNTSLLHCAAGRDRTGVVCGLILLTLGVPRDVVIQDYNLTDLALEDIMQRVIANFEDSEQIEQLQKISKTDLIKTNLLQAAFEAVDQNYGTFENYLSEGLGISEEDRLLLKNKYLV